A portion of the Pedobacter cryoconitis genome contains these proteins:
- a CDS encoding 2,3-diaminopropionate biosynthesis protein SbnB, with the protein MLYLNANNIKEIGFNWEQLTSVIKDAVVQLHANDYSQPIKPYLRFGDPKNRIIAMPAYIGGENPWAGIKWIASFPDNIYKDKLRANSVTILNEHDSGIPRCIINTATISAIRTAAVSGLVVKEFINSRNSDRKLIVGINGFGPIGQMHLRMITAILGADIDKVLIHDLNPVDVNYIDDEIAAQTFIVSSWEECYQDADIFITCTVSDTPYINLSPKEGSLQLNVSLRDYTVEMKDFMDIIIVDNWEEVCRQNTDIENMHKEKGLLEEHTYSIAEIVNKGILDKREATDVVMFNPMGMAIFDIAVGGYYYREALHKNMGFALPD; encoded by the coding sequence ATGCTATATCTGAATGCCAATAACATTAAAGAGATCGGTTTTAATTGGGAACAATTAACCTCAGTAATCAAAGACGCAGTAGTGCAGCTTCATGCCAACGATTATTCACAGCCAATTAAACCTTATTTAAGATTCGGAGATCCTAAAAACAGGATTATTGCTATGCCCGCTTATATTGGCGGAGAAAATCCATGGGCAGGCATCAAATGGATTGCAAGTTTTCCTGATAATATTTACAAGGATAAATTAAGGGCAAATTCCGTTACCATTTTAAATGAACATGATTCGGGGATTCCACGCTGTATCATTAACACGGCAACAATCAGTGCAATCAGAACAGCTGCTGTATCTGGGTTAGTCGTAAAAGAATTCATTAATAGCCGCAATAGCGATCGTAAATTAATTGTTGGGATCAATGGTTTTGGGCCGATTGGCCAGATGCACCTCAGAATGATTACTGCTATTCTGGGGGCTGATATTGATAAGGTACTGATCCACGACCTGAACCCGGTTGATGTCAATTATATTGACGATGAAATTGCAGCACAAACATTTATCGTGTCAAGCTGGGAAGAATGTTACCAGGATGCAGATATATTTATTACCTGCACCGTGTCTGATACGCCTTATATTAACCTTTCTCCAAAAGAAGGTTCTTTACAGCTTAATGTGTCTCTAAGGGATTATACGGTGGAGATGAAAGACTTTATGGATATCATTATCGTGGATAACTGGGAAGAGGTCTGCAGACAGAATACCGATATAGAAAATATGCACAAAGAAAAAGGGCTTTTAGAAGAACATACCTATTCGATTGCAGAAATCGTGAACAAAGGTATTTTGGATAAAAGGGAGGCAACTGATGTTGTCATGTTCAATCCAATGGGGATGGCCATTTTTGATATTGCCGTAGGAGGGTATTACTACCGGGAAGCCTTGCATAAGAACATGGGTTTCGCATTACCGGACTAA
- the sbnA gene encoding 2,3-diaminopropionate biosynthesis protein SbnA produces the protein MLNELGKLAAFIGNTPLIELKNKEANLFAKLEYNNFSGSSKDRAAFNIIYNGIKSGKITEHTTIIASSSGNLAIAVASICKRLRLRFIPVIDPNINSSYETLLNLMSHQVVKVTERDHTGGYLLTRINVVNELHERTPDSFIADQYSDPNNYKGYYGLGEEILSSFDRLDYIFVAVSSSGAITGISDFIKKKRPEVKIVGVDVEGSVIFSDKPVKRYISGIGASQVPPIMENAIIDDVVIVSQMSIIRGCSELLNEQAIFAGASSGAVYLAAKNYFRFNDSDTKATSLLIFPDKGHTYLDTIYNQEWGTQLAAKLNEEVLSINF, from the coding sequence ATGTTAAACGAACTAGGAAAACTCGCTGCCTTTATAGGCAATACACCTCTCATTGAACTCAAAAATAAAGAAGCCAATCTCTTTGCCAAATTAGAATACAATAATTTCTCCGGGTCTTCAAAAGACCGTGCTGCATTCAACATCATTTATAACGGAATTAAATCAGGAAAGATAACGGAACATACAACTATTATTGCGTCCAGTTCTGGTAATCTTGCGATAGCGGTTGCTTCTATCTGCAAAAGGCTCAGGTTAAGATTTATCCCGGTAATCGATCCAAATATTAATTCTTCTTATGAGACTTTATTAAACCTGATGTCTCATCAGGTCGTAAAAGTTACCGAAAGAGATCATACCGGAGGGTATTTGCTGACCAGGATCAATGTTGTGAATGAATTGCATGAAAGAACACCGGATTCTTTTATCGCCGATCAATATAGTGATCCTAATAACTATAAGGGATACTATGGCCTGGGAGAAGAAATTCTTTCTTCTTTTGATCGTCTGGACTATATTTTCGTTGCGGTAAGCTCCAGTGGAGCAATTACCGGGATTTCTGATTTTATCAAAAAGAAAAGACCAGAGGTGAAAATTGTAGGGGTAGATGTAGAAGGTTCAGTTATTTTCAGTGACAAACCTGTTAAACGTTATATCTCAGGAATAGGCGCAAGTCAGGTGCCCCCAATCATGGAAAATGCAATTATTGATGATGTAGTTATCGTTTCTCAAATGAGTATTATCAGAGGTTGTAGTGAACTGCTGAATGAGCAGGCAATTTTTGCAGGTGCTTCTTCAGGAGCTGTTTATCTGGCTGCTAAAAACTACTTCAGATTCAATGACAGCGATACCAAGGCCACTTCTCTATTAATTTTCCCGGATAAAGGCCATACTTATTTAGATACAATTTATAACCAGGAGTGGGGTACACAACTGGCTGCCAAGTTAAACGAAGAAGTTCTTTCCATTAATTTTTAA